The following coding sequences are from one Pigmentibacter sp. JX0631 window:
- the nadC gene encoding carboxylating nicotinate-nucleotide diphosphorylase, translating to MELFTKVKPHCPFLMPETEVNQTNFNNFCNLNLGVAPNRVTKDILLWLDEDHGAGDPTLFAAQAKNQTANFYIVAKQDFILTGLPVMCETFRLASGGELKLFSDFKEGDQIKKGDVLLGGKGNAAAILLGERVALNLCAKLSGITTKTSSILTEIRKYSPSIYLLETRKTTPGLRIYEKYATRNGGARNHRHGLDSGSMLKENHLRYFGSIEYALDCVSNKTPVLNKIEIEVTNLVEFRAALNKGADVIMLDNFSLEDVHQAVKERNNFNKNTKLELSGNLDEKNIKQISSSGVDYLSMGALIHKAIWIDISLQLYMQD from the coding sequence ATGGAATTATTCACTAAAGTAAAACCTCACTGTCCTTTTTTAATGCCTGAAACAGAAGTTAACCAGACAAACTTCAATAATTTTTGCAACTTAAATCTTGGAGTAGCCCCAAATAGAGTCACCAAAGATATTTTACTATGGCTTGATGAAGACCATGGTGCAGGCGACCCTACCTTATTTGCCGCTCAGGCCAAAAATCAAACTGCCAATTTTTATATTGTTGCAAAACAAGATTTTATCTTAACAGGATTACCTGTGATGTGCGAAACATTCCGCCTTGCATCCGGTGGTGAATTAAAATTATTCTCTGATTTCAAAGAGGGAGACCAAATTAAAAAAGGAGATGTTCTTCTTGGGGGTAAAGGAAATGCAGCTGCTATTTTATTAGGCGAACGAGTGGCTCTAAATTTATGCGCAAAATTATCAGGAATAACAACTAAAACAAGCTCTATTTTAACTGAGATTAGAAAATATTCTCCATCTATTTATTTATTAGAAACGAGAAAAACAACTCCAGGTCTTAGAATTTATGAAAAATATGCTACAAGAAATGGTGGCGCTCGGAATCATCGCCATGGCTTAGATTCTGGTTCAATGTTAAAAGAAAACCATTTAAGATACTTTGGCTCTATAGAGTATGCTTTAGATTGCGTATCCAATAAAACTCCTGTACTCAATAAAATAGAAATTGAAGTAACAAATTTAGTAGAATTTAGAGCTGCATTAAATAAAGGTGCTGATGTAATTATGCTTGATAATTTCAGCTTAGAAGATGTTCATCAAGCAGTAAAAGAAAGAAATAATTTTAATAAAAATACAAAACTTGAATTAAGTGGGAATTTAGATGAAAAAAATATAAAGCAAATATCCTCTTCAGGAGTTGATTATTTAAGCATGGGTGCATTGATCCATAAAGCAATTTGGATTGATATTAGCTTACAGTTATATATGCAGGACTAG